From the genome of Bradyrhizobium sp. ORS 278:
TCTCAGGCCGCGCGGGCCGCCAGTTGCGGAACCGGCGCCGGCTGCTTCAGCGGATCGGTCCAGGTCAGGATCTCGAACCTTCCGTCCTCGTGCTCGACCAGCGCGGTGCAGCTCTCGACCCAATCGCCGCAGTTCATGTAGCGGATGCCGTCCTGGTCGCGGATCACGGCGCAATGGATATGGCCGCAGATCACGCCGTCGGCGCCATGCCGCCGCGCCTCGGCCGCGAGCGCCGTCTCGAACGCGCCAATGTAGTTCACCGCGTTCTTGACCTTCTGCTTGGCCCATTGCGACAGCGACCAATAGGGCACGCCGAACATGCGGCGGAAGAAGTTGACCAGACGGTTCATCTGGATCGCGAAGTCATACGCCTTGTCGCCGAGATGGGCGAGCCAGCGGGCGTTCTGGACGACGAGATCGAAGATGTCGCCGTGAATGACCAGGTAGCGCTTCCCGTCGGTGCCGGTGTGGACGATGTTCT
Proteins encoded in this window:
- a CDS encoding UDP-2,3-diacylglucosamine diphosphatase, with the protein product MGLETAGEESPTKRFRTLFISDVHLGARGSQANLLVDFLRHHDADTIYLVGDIIDGWALKSSWHWPQSHNDLVQKMLRKARKGAKIVYVPGNHDEFLRGYYGTHFGGIDVVENIVHTGTDGKRYLVIHGDIFDLVVQNARWLAHLGDKAYDFAIQMNRLVNFFRRMFGVPYWSLSQWAKQKVKNAVNYIGAFETALAAEARRHGADGVICGHIHCAVIRDQDGIRYMNCGDWVESCTALVEHEDGRFEILTWTDPLKQPAPVPQLAARAA